The Megachile rotundata isolate GNS110a chromosome 11, iyMegRotu1, whole genome shotgun sequence genome includes a region encoding these proteins:
- the LOC100876383 gene encoding peroxisomal N(1)-acetyl-spermine/spermidine oxidase, whose translation MIMAESTKRTEDDKVKCKILIVGAGMAGLSAANHLLKNHETDFLIVEARGRIGGRIVAMKLGNEKIELGANWIHGVLGNPMFELAMANGLIDIVRVPRPHKVVAAMEDGKQLPFPVLQEIYEAYVCFLRRCEEYFLSSYSPPDGINSVGAHVALEAEIYLSSLPVEERKIRQLLFDCLLKRETCITGCDSMEDVDLLEMGSYAELQGGNISLPDGYSAILEPVAKHIPKTSILTRHVVTKIRWQRKKSVDNANIEVNNCSNTNPHIEIQCENGKTILAEQVICTLPLGVLKEKANDIFEPPLPNYKLEAIDRLLFGTVDKIFLEYERPFLNPGVSEVMLLWDDRGLTEEEKQDVTKTWFRKIYSFTKISETLLLGWISGKAAEYMEKLSTAEVADVCTSILRRFLNDPFVPAPKNCLHTSWHSQPYTRGSYTAMAVGASQLDINRLAEPIFQENDPTKILIAFAGEHTHSSFYSTVHGAYLTGRTAAQALLESKKNEKNLLSLSCEDTSDLSSWIQGISLN comes from the exons ATGATCATGGCGGAATCCACGAAGAGAACAGAAGATGATAaagttaaatgtaaaattttaattgttggTGCTGGTATGGCCGGATTATCGGCCGCAAATCACTTACTGAAAAACCACGAAACtgattttttgattgttgaAGCTCGAGGACGGATAGGTGGTCGAATTGTTGCTATGAAACTCG GTAATGAGAAGATAGAGTTAGGAGCAAATTGGATCCATGGAGTATTAGGAAATCCAATGTTTGAGTTGGCAATGGCAAATGGATTAATAGACATTGTACGTGTACCAAGGCCTCATAAAGTTGTAGCAGCAATGGAAGATGGAAAACAGTTGCCTTTTCCAGTTTTACAAGAAATCTATGAAGCTTATGTATGTTTTCTAAGACGGTGCGAAGAGTACTTTCTGAGCTCTTATAGTCCTCCAGATGGCATAAACAGTGTTGGAGCACATGTGGCATTGGAAgctgaaatttatttatcatcTTTACCAGTTGAAGAAAGGAAAATTAGACAACTATTATTCGATTGTTTACTTAAAAGAGAGACCTGTATTACTGGCTGTGATAGCATGGAAGATGTTGATCTCTTGGAAATGGGTTCATATGCAGAACTTCAAGGTGGAAATATTAGTCTTCCAGATGGATACAGTGCGATATTGGAACCAGTTGCAAAACACATACCAAAAACTAGCATTTTAACTAGACATGTAGTTACTAAAATTAG GTGGCAGAGAAAAAAAAGTGTGGACAATGCAAATATTGAAGTTAATAACTGTTCTAATACAAATCCGCATATTGAGATACAGTGTGAAAATGGAAAAACAATACTAGCGGAACAAGTAATCTGTACATTACCACTAGGTGTACTTAAGGAGAAAGCAAACGATATATTTGAACCACCTCTGCCAAATTATAAACTAGAAGCCATAGATAGACTTTTATTTGGTACTGtggataaaatatttttagaatacgAAAGACCGTTTTTGAATCCTGGTGTATCTGAAGTAATGCTTCTGTGGGATGACAGAGGATTGACAGAAGAGGAAAAGCAAGATGTTACTAAAACGTGGTTTAGAAAGATATattcttttacaaaaatttcagagACTCTGTTATTAGGATGGATATCAGGAAAAGCTGCCGAATATATGGAGAAATTGAGTACAGCAGAAGTGGCAGATGTATGCACATCGATATTAAGAAGATTTTTAAACGATCCGTTCGTACCAGCACCAAAGAATTGTTTGCATACATCGTGGCATTCTCAGCCGTATACACGCGGTTCCTACACTGCTATGGCTGTCGGTGCAAGTCAATTAGATATTAATCGTTTAGCTGAGCCTATATTTCAAGAGAATGATCCTACTAAAATTTTAATAGCATTTGCAGGTGAACATACACATTCTTCCTTTTATAGTACTGTACATGGAGCATATTTAACTGGTCGAACTGCTGCTCAAGCGCTCTTGGAATCGAAAAAGAATGAAAAGAATTTATTGAGTCTTAGTTGCGAAGACACGAGCGATCTCAGTTCGTGGATACAAGGAATTTCCTTGAATTAA
- the LOC100876495 gene encoding excitatory amino acid transporter 1 isoform X1, with product MEIATELSPLSGADPQCKIIERTSYYPQDPNKRPKTRREKVLACLRHNSLTMLTVGGVVGGVILGIILRSSRPQGWTKREIMYINYLGDLFLRMLKSLILPLIISSLVSAIGSLDLSLSGRIGARAIVYYMVTTISAVILGIILVITIQPGVGNNPDIKTKEHSQNVSTVDTLMDLVRNMFPPNLVEACISQHRTEMQKPVNGSTDNMDNWELVQKSVSGTNIMGLVVFATALGITLGKMEQQGKPLLHFFESLSSAMMLITHWVIWLSPIGVFFLVGAKITEMQSLDEVVAQLGMYFLTVLIGLCIHGFIVLPILYFVLTKKNPYVYISNMAQALVTAFGTSSSSATLPIAINCLEERNNIDPRITRFVLPIGATINMDGTALYEAVAAIFIAQVRQVSLTFGQLVAVSITATAASIGAAGIPQAGLVTMVMVLDTVRLPADDVFLVIAVDWLLDRFRTTVNVVGDSLGAGIVNHLSRNELTSLSHNTQSQNGADHHTTTSI from the exons ATGGAAATTGCCACTGAATT GTCCCCACTATCAGGAGCAGATCCACAATGCAAGATCATAGAACGCACCTCATACTATCCCCAAGACCCGAACAAGAGGCCAAAGACCAGGAGAGAGAAGGTTCTAGCCTGTCTGAGGCACAACTCGTTGACTATGCTCACTGTGGGCGGTGTGGTCGGTGGTGTGATCCTTGGTATCATCCTGAGAAGCTCACGACCGCAAGGATGGACGAAACGCGAGATTATGTACATCAACTACTTAGGAGACCTGTTCCTGAGGATGCTGAAGAGTTTGATCCTGCCGCTAATCATATCCAGTTTGGTCTCAGCCATAGGATCTCTTGATTTGTCGCTGAGCGGTAGGATTGGGGCTCGGGCTATCGTTTATTACATGGTTACCACTATTAGCGCTGTTATACTAG GTATAATTTTGGTAATTACGATACAACCCGGAGTGGGAAACAACCCAGACATCAAGACAAAAGAACACTCACAGAACGTGTCCACAGTAGATACTCTGATGGATCTAGTTCGGAATATGTTTCCTCCAAATCTGGTGGAAGCTTGCATTTCTCAGCACAGGACCGAAATGCAGAAACCAGTGAATGGTTCCACAG ACAATATGGACAACTGGGAGCTAGTGCAAAAGAGCGTCTCCGGGACCAACATTATGGGTCTGGTTGTCTTTGCCACAGCTCTAGGCATCACTCTAGGAAAGATGGAACAGCAAGGGAAACCTCTTCTTCACTTCTTCGAGTCACTGTCGAGCGCGATGATGCTAATTACTCACTGGGTGATCTG GTTGTCACCCATAGGTGTGTTCTTCCTGGTAGGCGCAAAGATCACAGAGATGCAATCATTAGACGAAGTCGTTGCCCAGCTAGGAATGTACTTCCTCACCGTTCTAATCGGTTTATGCATACACGGTTTCATAGTTCTACCCATCTTGTATTTCGTCCTGACGAAAAAGAATCCGTACGTGTACATATCAAACATGGCACAAGCGTTGGTCACTGCATTTGGCACCTCTTCGAGTTCTGCCACTCTTCCAATCGCTATCAACTGTCTGGAGGAGCGGAATAACATTGACCCTCGAATCACGAGATTCGTGCTGCCAATTGGTGCTACCATTAACATGGATGGCACTGCTCTGTATGAGGCAGTGGCTGCTATCTTCATCGCGCAAGTACGGCAGGTCAGCCTCACCTTTGGTCAGCTGGTTGCAGTGAG TATTACAGCAACTGCTGCAAGTATTGGAGCAGCTGGAATTCCTCAGGCAGGTCTGGTGACAATGGTAATGGTGCTGGATACTGTTCGCCTTCCAGCTGATGATGTCTTTCTGGTTATCGCTGTTGATTGGTTGCT AGACCGCTTCAGGACAACGGTGAACGTGGTGGGCGACTCGCTAGGAGCCGGAATCGTGAACCATCTAAGCAGAAACGAGCTAACGTCGTTATCGCACAATACACAGTCCCAGAACGGAGCAGATCATCATACGACAACGTCTATATGA
- the LOC100876495 gene encoding excitatory amino acid transporter 1 isoform X2, whose protein sequence is MLTVGGVVGGVILGIILRSSRPQGWTKREIMYINYLGDLFLRMLKSLILPLIISSLVSAIGSLDLSLSGRIGARAIVYYMVTTISAVILGIILVITIQPGVGNNPDIKTKEHSQNVSTVDTLMDLVRNMFPPNLVEACISQHRTEMQKPVNGSTDNMDNWELVQKSVSGTNIMGLVVFATALGITLGKMEQQGKPLLHFFESLSSAMMLITHWVIWLSPIGVFFLVGAKITEMQSLDEVVAQLGMYFLTVLIGLCIHGFIVLPILYFVLTKKNPYVYISNMAQALVTAFGTSSSSATLPIAINCLEERNNIDPRITRFVLPIGATINMDGTALYEAVAAIFIAQVRQVSLTFGQLVAVSITATAASIGAAGIPQAGLVTMVMVLDTVRLPADDVFLVIAVDWLLDRFRTTVNVVGDSLGAGIVNHLSRNELTSLSHNTQSQNGADHHTTTSI, encoded by the exons ATGCTCACTGTGGGCGGTGTGGTCGGTGGTGTGATCCTTGGTATCATCCTGAGAAGCTCACGACCGCAAGGATGGACGAAACGCGAGATTATGTACATCAACTACTTAGGAGACCTGTTCCTGAGGATGCTGAAGAGTTTGATCCTGCCGCTAATCATATCCAGTTTGGTCTCAGCCATAGGATCTCTTGATTTGTCGCTGAGCGGTAGGATTGGGGCTCGGGCTATCGTTTATTACATGGTTACCACTATTAGCGCTGTTATACTAG GTATAATTTTGGTAATTACGATACAACCCGGAGTGGGAAACAACCCAGACATCAAGACAAAAGAACACTCACAGAACGTGTCCACAGTAGATACTCTGATGGATCTAGTTCGGAATATGTTTCCTCCAAATCTGGTGGAAGCTTGCATTTCTCAGCACAGGACCGAAATGCAGAAACCAGTGAATGGTTCCACAG ACAATATGGACAACTGGGAGCTAGTGCAAAAGAGCGTCTCCGGGACCAACATTATGGGTCTGGTTGTCTTTGCCACAGCTCTAGGCATCACTCTAGGAAAGATGGAACAGCAAGGGAAACCTCTTCTTCACTTCTTCGAGTCACTGTCGAGCGCGATGATGCTAATTACTCACTGGGTGATCTG GTTGTCACCCATAGGTGTGTTCTTCCTGGTAGGCGCAAAGATCACAGAGATGCAATCATTAGACGAAGTCGTTGCCCAGCTAGGAATGTACTTCCTCACCGTTCTAATCGGTTTATGCATACACGGTTTCATAGTTCTACCCATCTTGTATTTCGTCCTGACGAAAAAGAATCCGTACGTGTACATATCAAACATGGCACAAGCGTTGGTCACTGCATTTGGCACCTCTTCGAGTTCTGCCACTCTTCCAATCGCTATCAACTGTCTGGAGGAGCGGAATAACATTGACCCTCGAATCACGAGATTCGTGCTGCCAATTGGTGCTACCATTAACATGGATGGCACTGCTCTGTATGAGGCAGTGGCTGCTATCTTCATCGCGCAAGTACGGCAGGTCAGCCTCACCTTTGGTCAGCTGGTTGCAGTGAG TATTACAGCAACTGCTGCAAGTATTGGAGCAGCTGGAATTCCTCAGGCAGGTCTGGTGACAATGGTAATGGTGCTGGATACTGTTCGCCTTCCAGCTGATGATGTCTTTCTGGTTATCGCTGTTGATTGGTTGCT AGACCGCTTCAGGACAACGGTGAACGTGGTGGGCGACTCGCTAGGAGCCGGAATCGTGAACCATCTAAGCAGAAACGAGCTAACGTCGTTATCGCACAATACACAGTCCCAGAACGGAGCAGATCATCATACGACAACGTCTATATGA